The Rosa rugosa chromosome 1, drRosRugo1.1, whole genome shotgun sequence genomic sequence CAAATTGGGCTACATCCACGAGTGATAATCTACTGATAAATTCTCAAGAGAAAATCCCaaaactaggaaaaccaaatcCCCAAATGGGTTGTCCAAGTCAATTAATGAAACTATATCTATCTCGGAGAGTTTCGTTAGAAGGGTACATCAATGTACTCATAAATCAAGTAGATTATATTGgagagtttctattggaacctccaaatctgctcacttgacctcactctattatgaattattagatgacatatataacctattataaaatgactattaaggacaataattataccaaaaaaatattatatttatattatgtagactttccaattcaataatattagattgtattccttattattttccttatctatttttattttccaattttactacatactcattaaagcattcatatatatatttaataagaatcaaaaaaatgattaagatcatgtgacataataatgtatgatatatatgttgaacgcatattggtgagggaaaacaaaataaatcctcttatgatttatgacctaaatctaagtcaatccattatatttgcaaaaaaattaatcatgtggtacaaaaaatacagaaaaaaaaataaacattaaaaaaaaagaattattttttttttagaataaaaacaattgattttttttttgcacagctaaaatagaaaaaaaaaatttaaaaataatagttcatggcattttcttattgattagacattaatttttgaaacacaagtttgattaagaaatgtatatttatttaagatttatagagtgattaaatcattgaaatgactaaattttttattttaaagataataatttgtttgcaaattatatgagtgaggttatttgaggaagtttagtgagtaaatttagtatttgaaaatttgataagaggtgtaaagaGCATAGatgtcaagtgagtaaatttggaggttcaaatagaaaaactcattaTACAAATAAATAAACTAATTTGTATCGAACTGAGTCTACTATAGTGTATCTAATTGATGGTGTACCGAAGAACTTCCCAtctcaaaagagaaaaaagaaaaagctctCAACCCAAACCCTCAACTCTCTCGTTGCCCAATTGGAGTTTCTGCAGAATGTTTACCCACAGGCTTTTCTTTAGCCAATGAAGCCCCTGGACACCCTTCAGCAAAGTCAGCAAATAAACTCCACTTGAATCATGCACTTTTTTCTTAATTAACTGAGCTGCATGCATAAATCCAAAAACACATGCACCACCGCCATCGTTGTTCCCCGAAGCGCCATGGATCGGAACCCTCCGCAAGTAAAGCAGCCATCACCGCCGCCTCGTCCAACCGAACCGTTCCACTCTCTCCTTCCGTTGCCCCTGCATAGCAGCGCCATTGAGGCCAGTGACGTTGATGGCCTGGGTCGAGCCGCGAGGGCCTACCCCGATTTGGAATTCGACGGCCAGGCCATCCATGATAGTGCGGTAGCCGTCGCATTTGATCGCCGAGAAGTGAACGAACAAATCTTCTCTGTCGTCGTCGTCCGGGGTGATGAAGCCGAAACCTTTAGAGTCGTTGAACCACTTCACCTTCCCCGTCAATCTCTCCTCAGACACCTGCCGTGTCGATATATCCTCAGGCATTGTTGAAATCCTAGAGATTCAAAGAAATAAAATTTAGATGAAGATACTAGACGAAATTCAAGCAACAAATTATCAGAgagaaagtaaataaataatttaccAGTAAAGTGAATCAGTACGGCAGATCTCGCTCTCATCATCGTGTTCATCGTCCTCGTCAGTTGCCGACACAAGCTGAACTCCTCCTTTCTGTACAAACACATTATTGATTTCGATGTTTGGGATGTGAGACATCTCGGCCCACTGTCTACCTGTTCCTGTGAGTATTGAACAAAATTTAATGCTCAGTCTCTGCAGCGGTGTCTTCCACACCAAGTCCGGCAGTTTTTTCAGCTTATTGCAGTACCCAATTTGTAAGGAAGAAAGAGATGGCATTATTGTAAGTTCtgaatcatcttcttcttcgctCCACCCAGCTGTGACTCCTTCCCACTCTTCCAAGCTATCTAGTGAATGCAGCTCGAgttgtttcaatttggggaaagCAACGGCATTGCCAATGGTAATGGATGATGTTTGCCTGTTTGGTAATTCTTCTATTCCCAAGAACTCAACTCCGAGCTTTTTCACCCTTTCCAACCATGATATTCTCAAAACTTCAAGGGATGGCAGTTTCCCCAGAGGAGGCAAAAACTCGCAATTTTCGTTGCCTTTAAGAGTAAGGCTTCTCAAATTGTGTAAAGACATCATCCAATTTGGATGTACCATTCCCCGGTAACCTTGGATCATTAATACTTCTAAATTGGTATGTGGTTGCAACGCATTCAGCAATAGTTCCTGATGTTTACTATCCGCAACCCCAAATTCTAAAGACAAATGAAGTAGATGTTTCTTCTTCACCAATTGCGCCTTTTCAGCCATATCTACATCCCCTTCTAAATCACTTATGCGTAGACTACCCTGAAGTTGGTCCAACTTCTCCAGATCTTCTAAGGTGAATATTTTGTAGTGATCGAAGTTGAAATGCTGGACAGTAAACCCATGTAGTGTTTGCAGACTTGTCAATTTTCCAATGTCTTTTGGTAACTTTACTTTATTGGATTCCTCAATATGAAGATGCTTTAAGTTGATCAATTTTCTCACAGTGTCAGGTAGTTTTTCAAGCTTCCAGCAGTTATTGATTCGAAGAGTTTGCAGATTACATAAATCACCCACAGTATTGGGCAATTCTTCCAAATCAAAATTGTAAGACAAGTCAAGATGACGCAAAAGTTTTAGTTCGCCAATCTGTTGTGGAAGTTCTTTAATGTCGTTATGACTCAAATCTAATGTCCTAAGACATCTCAGttcaaaaaataaatttgaGTTTATTGTAGTAATTTTTAAAAAAGAAGCTATGAGAGTACTCAATCTCTTAAAATGGTAAATTGAAATAGGAAATGAACCATCGGGGGAAAACATCAATGTCAAATGTCGAACCTTATTAGCTAGTGCGATATTTATCTCATTAGCATTGTCAGCCTCCATGATAAAGTATTCATTTTCTGTGAAAAACTGTACGAAATCATGCACAATATTATGCATTTTACACTTTGTAATATTCCCGTCATTATCTTTTTTAAAATCTTGAAAGAAAGATCTCATTACTAAACTA encodes the following:
- the LOC133738448 gene encoding putative disease resistance protein RGA3; this encodes MAEALVSNLLAKLAFISFTQMEQEVRLIVGVDKEVKNLTLHLEALQAVLLNAEERQIKEPDVRSWLNNLKDVSFDITDVLDEWNTEILKHRIEKQEKHGEEAVVAPRKVRFFISCPSCPCNCFGQVGSVSVRHDIAKKIKEMNERLTLISSIRQNYRFERTIRGNEQLEHPKTSSFVDISRIIGREDEKNSLVSKLLPSQSSQEGRSHPVVLIVGMGGMGKTALAQLIYNNENIKTHFDKRIWVCVSDPFEEIKIAKAIIEALNIYDNRVNSNELQTLLLCVSECIEHKRFLLVLDDVWNLNNTKWEQLKEALLNGASGSRILVTTRKEIVSITMQVTTDHVIYLNKLSDEDCLLLFNQTAFLDDNETDFKLFADIGKEIAKKCHGLPLAAKALGSLMQYKKTRTEWQNVLDSKIWNVEEVEQVFQSLLLSFYDLNPAVKTCLLYCATFQKEYEFDKNILIELWMSQEYLSLNQDKEIIIGQNYFNSLVMRSFFQDFKKDNDGNITKCKMHNIVHDFVQFFTENEYFIMEADNANEINIALANKVRHLTLMFSPDGSFPISIYHFKRLSTLIASFLKITTINSNLFFELRCLRTLDLSHNDIKELPQQIGELKLLRHLDLSYNFDLEELPNTVGDLCNLQTLRINNCWKLEKLPDTVRKLINLKHLHIEESNKVKLPKDIGKLTSLQTLHGFTVQHFNFDHYKIFTLEDLEKLDQLQGSLRISDLEGDVDMAEKAQLVKKKHLLHLSLEFGVADSKHQELLLNALQPHTNLEVLMIQGYRGMVHPNWMMSLHNLRSLTLKGNENCEFLPPLGKLPSLEVLRISWLERVKKLGVEFLGIEELPNRQTSSITIGNAVAFPKLKQLELHSLDSLEEWEGVTAGWSEEEDDSELTIMPSLSSLQIGYCNKLKKLPDLVWKTPLQRLSIKFCSILTGTGRQWAEMSHIPNIEINNVFVQKGGVQLVSATDEDDEHDDESEICRTDSLYWISTMPEDISTRQVSEERLTGKVKWFNDSKGFGFITPDDDDREDLFVHFSAIKCDGYRTIMDGLAVEFQIGVGPRGSTQAINVTGLNGAAMQGQRKERVERFGWTRRR